The proteins below come from a single Crossiella sp. CA-258035 genomic window:
- a CDS encoding fumarate reductase/succinate dehydrogenase flavoprotein subunit yields the protein MSYFVEGDPIADTRAPDGPIETRWERRRFGARLVNPANKRKLSVIVVGTGLAGGSAAATLAELGYRVSSFCYQDSPRRAHSIAAQGGINAAKNYRNDGDSVHRLFYDTVKGGDFRARESNVHRLAEISTQIIDQCVAQGVPFAREYGGLLDTRSFGGAQVARTFYARGQTGQQLLLGAYQALSRQISAGRVTMHPRTEMLDLIVADGKARGIVVRDLVSGEVSTHFADAVVLATGGYGNAFYLSTNAKGCNTTAIWRAHRRGALFANPCYTQIHPTCIPVSGDHQSKLTLMSESLRNDGRVWVPQQAGDTRPPNEIPEDERDYYLERIYPSFGNLVPRDIASRAAKNVCDAGRGVGPGGLGVYLDFADAIRRLGRDAVSASYGNLFEMYQRITGEDPYQVPMRIYPAVHYTMGGLWVDYDLRSTIPGLFVIGEANFSDHGANRLGASALMQGLADGYFVLPNTIGDYLADGPFEAVDAEHPAAVEAVAGVKSTVDKLLAVDGTRTVDDFHRELGRLMWDHCGMERSEEGLRKALERIPELRAEFWREVKVPGTGEGLNQALEKAGRVADFFELAELMCVDALHRTESCGGHFRAESQTPDGEARRDDERFSYVAAWEFAGPGQAPVLHKENLTFDYVTPSQRSYK from the coding sequence ATGAGCTACTTCGTCGAGGGCGACCCGATCGCCGACACCAGGGCGCCGGACGGGCCGATCGAGACCCGCTGGGAGCGCCGCCGCTTCGGCGCGCGGCTGGTCAACCCGGCCAACAAGCGCAAGCTGAGCGTGATCGTGGTCGGCACCGGCCTGGCCGGCGGCTCGGCCGCGGCCACCCTGGCCGAGCTGGGCTACCGGGTCAGCTCCTTCTGCTACCAGGACAGCCCGCGCCGGGCGCACAGCATCGCCGCGCAGGGCGGGATCAACGCGGCCAAGAACTACCGCAACGACGGCGACAGCGTGCACCGGCTGTTCTACGACACGGTCAAGGGCGGGGACTTCCGGGCGCGGGAGTCCAACGTGCACCGGCTGGCCGAGATCAGCACCCAGATCATCGACCAGTGCGTGGCCCAGGGCGTGCCCTTCGCCCGCGAGTACGGCGGGCTGCTGGACACCCGCTCCTTCGGCGGCGCGCAGGTCGCCCGCACCTTCTACGCCCGCGGCCAGACCGGCCAGCAGCTGCTGCTGGGCGCCTACCAGGCGCTGTCCCGGCAGATCAGCGCCGGGCGGGTGACCATGCACCCGCGCACCGAGATGCTGGACCTGATCGTGGCCGACGGCAAGGCCCGCGGCATCGTGGTGCGGGACCTGGTCTCCGGCGAGGTCTCCACCCACTTCGCCGACGCGGTGGTGCTGGCCACCGGCGGCTACGGCAACGCCTTCTACCTCTCCACCAACGCCAAGGGCTGCAACACCACCGCGATCTGGCGGGCGCACCGCCGCGGCGCGCTGTTCGCCAACCCCTGCTACACCCAGATCCACCCGACCTGCATCCCGGTCAGCGGCGACCACCAGTCCAAGCTGACCCTGATGAGCGAGTCGCTGCGCAACGACGGCCGGGTGTGGGTGCCCCAGCAGGCCGGGGACACCAGGCCGCCCAACGAGATCCCCGAGGACGAGCGCGACTACTACCTGGAGCGGATCTACCCCAGCTTCGGCAACCTGGTGCCGCGTGACATCGCCTCCAGGGCGGCCAAGAACGTCTGCGACGCCGGCCGCGGGGTCGGGCCGGGCGGGCTGGGCGTGTACCTGGACTTCGCCGACGCGATCCGCCGCCTCGGCCGGGACGCGGTCTCGGCCAGCTACGGCAACCTGTTCGAGATGTACCAGCGCATCACCGGCGAGGACCCGTACCAGGTGCCGATGCGCATCTACCCCGCCGTGCACTACACCATGGGCGGGCTGTGGGTGGACTACGACCTGCGCAGCACCATCCCGGGGCTGTTCGTCATCGGCGAGGCCAACTTCTCCGACCACGGCGCGAACCGGCTCGGCGCCAGCGCGCTGATGCAGGGCCTGGCCGACGGCTACTTCGTGCTGCCCAACACCATCGGCGACTACCTCGCCGACGGGCCGTTCGAGGCGGTGGACGCCGAGCACCCGGCCGCGGTCGAGGCGGTCGCCGGGGTGAAGTCCACTGTGGACAAGCTGCTGGCGGTGGACGGCACGCGAACCGTGGATGACTTCCACCGCGAGCTCGGCCGCCTGATGTGGGACCACTGCGGGATGGAGCGCAGCGAGGAGGGCCTGCGCAAGGCGCTGGAACGGATTCCGGAGCTGCGCGCGGAGTTCTGGCGCGAGGTCAAGGTGCCCGGCACCGGCGAGGGCCTCAACCAGGCGCTGGAGAAGGCAGGCCGGGTGGCCGACTTCTTCGAGCTGGCCGAGCTGATGTGCGTGGACGCGCTGCACCGCACCGAGTCCTGCGGCGGGCACTTCCGCGCCGAAAGCCAGACCCCCGACGGCGAGGCCCGCCGCGACGACGAGCGGTTCAGCTACGTCGCGGCCTGGGAGTTCGCCGGGCCCGGCCAGGCGCCGGTGCTGCACAAGGAAAACCTCACCTTCGACTACGTCACCCCCAGCCAGCGGAGCTACAAGTGA
- a CDS encoding acyl-CoA dehydrogenase family protein: protein MTNTEARSATFDNRPQPRTPQEWLDRASEVAAILAVDAVARDKAAATPYAEVQLLKDSGLVTLLAPAEHGGGGQNWVTAYQVIREVAKADGSIGQLLGYHYLWAWAARLVGTPAQIAAVEEAAAKHRWFFGGAVNPRDNDLVITDNGDTIVYNGRKSFSTGSKVSDVTVLEGVLQGTETHIFAIVPSDQPGIVFGDDWDNIGQRLTESGSVEIRDVHVDWASAAGFENKVFQPRVYNTINVPAIQLVFVNFYLGIAKGALETAATYTREHSRSWLYSAYERAVDEPHVIDTYGDLASKLWAVEALADQVAVEAQAIHDDPDALTERRRGEHEVRVAAVKARATEVALEVTNRIFEVTGARATASSQGLDRFWRNVRTHTLHDPVAYKRAEVGVYVLRDEIPAPTWYS from the coding sequence ATGACCAACACCGAAGCGCGTAGCGCCACCTTCGACAACCGTCCCCAGCCGCGCACGCCCCAGGAGTGGCTCGACCGCGCCAGTGAGGTGGCCGCCATCCTCGCCGTGGACGCGGTCGCCCGCGACAAGGCGGCGGCCACCCCGTACGCGGAAGTCCAGCTGCTCAAGGACTCCGGCCTGGTCACCCTGCTCGCCCCGGCCGAACACGGTGGCGGCGGCCAGAACTGGGTCACCGCCTACCAGGTGATCCGCGAGGTGGCCAAGGCCGACGGCTCGATCGGCCAGCTGCTCGGCTACCACTACCTGTGGGCCTGGGCCGCCCGGCTGGTCGGCACCCCGGCGCAGATCGCCGCGGTGGAGGAGGCCGCGGCCAAGCACCGCTGGTTCTTCGGCGGCGCGGTCAACCCGCGCGACAACGACCTGGTGATCACCGACAACGGCGACACCATCGTCTACAACGGACGCAAGTCCTTCTCCACCGGCAGCAAGGTCTCCGACGTCACCGTGCTGGAAGGCGTGTTGCAGGGCACCGAGACGCACATCTTCGCCATCGTGCCCTCCGACCAGCCCGGCATCGTCTTCGGCGACGACTGGGACAACATCGGGCAGCGGCTCACCGAGAGTGGCAGCGTGGAGATCCGGGACGTGCACGTGGACTGGGCCTCGGCCGCCGGGTTCGAGAACAAGGTGTTCCAGCCCAGGGTCTACAACACGATCAACGTGCCCGCGATCCAGCTGGTGTTCGTCAACTTCTACCTCGGCATCGCCAAGGGCGCGCTGGAGACCGCGGCCACCTACACCCGCGAGCACAGCCGGTCCTGGCTGTACTCCGCCTATGAGCGGGCCGTGGACGAGCCGCACGTGATCGACACCTACGGCGACCTGGCCAGCAAGCTGTGGGCGGTGGAAGCCCTCGCGGACCAGGTGGCCGTTGAGGCGCAAGCCATCCACGACGATCCGGACGCGCTCACCGAACGGCGGCGCGGCGAGCACGAGGTGCGGGTGGCCGCGGTGAAGGCCAGGGCGACCGAGGTCGCGCTGGAGGTGACCAACCGGATCTTCGAGGTGACCGGGGCGCGGGCCACCGCGTCCAGCCAGGGCCTGGACCGGTTCTGGCGCAACGTGCGCACGCACACCTTGCACGACCCGGTGGCCTACAAGCGGGCCGAGGTCGGGGTGTACGTGCTCCGCGACGAGATCCCCGCGCCCACCTGGTACTCATGA
- a CDS encoding carboxylesterase family protein: MTEVLARTASGRVRGRQDDGVVRFLGVPYAAAPRGSGRFAAPAPVRPWPGVREATEFGGTAPSASLHRTGLGFLVEPAVAGAEYLNLNVWTPGVDGARRPVLVWIHGGSHVTGSSAQPIYDGRAFAARGIVFVSLNYRLGAEGYAQLPGVPANRGLLDQLAALDWVRREIAGFGGDPDRITVSGSSAGAGSVLALLSLDTGRFRRAVAQSAAPRSALSTVDAERMAKELAGLAGVPATAEGLAEVEPGRLAEIATDLTLAVLADPDPLRWGETVVASSMAFGPVVDGQVLPRHPFHALLAGAGRDVELLLGTNSDELGLLVRDEGVAAALTEQLFREPAYTIAESRTGAAATYLYEFGWRSPLPGAGAAHGLELGFVFDNLGHSGLEGDKPPAELAREVNGNWVSFVTHGDPGWPRFTEETPFVRWLGG, translated from the coding sequence GTGACCGAGGTCCTGGCGAGGACCGCCAGCGGCCGGGTCCGCGGTCGGCAGGACGACGGCGTCGTCCGTTTCCTGGGTGTTCCTTACGCGGCCGCACCGCGGGGCTCCGGGCGGTTCGCCGCGCCGGCGCCGGTGCGGCCGTGGCCCGGGGTGCGGGAGGCCACCGAGTTCGGTGGCACCGCGCCCTCGGCGAGCCTGCACCGGACGGGGCTGGGGTTCCTGGTCGAACCGGCCGTCGCGGGCGCGGAGTACCTCAACCTCAACGTGTGGACGCCGGGCGTGGACGGCGCGCGGCGACCGGTGCTGGTGTGGATCCACGGCGGCTCGCACGTCACCGGGTCCTCGGCCCAGCCGATCTACGACGGCCGCGCGTTCGCCGCGCGCGGGATCGTCTTCGTCTCCCTCAACTACCGGCTCGGCGCGGAGGGTTACGCCCAGCTGCCAGGGGTGCCGGCCAACCGGGGCCTGCTGGACCAGCTGGCCGCGCTGGACTGGGTCCGCCGGGAGATCGCCGGGTTCGGCGGCGACCCGGACCGGATCACCGTCAGCGGCAGCTCCGCCGGCGCTGGTTCGGTGCTGGCCCTGCTGTCCCTGGACACCGGGCGGTTCCGGCGGGCGGTGGCGCAGAGCGCCGCTCCCCGGTCTGCTCTGTCCACTGTGGATGCTGAGCGGATGGCCAAGGAGCTGGCCGGTCTGGCCGGGGTCCCGGCCACCGCGGAGGGGCTGGCCGAGGTCGAACCGGGGCGGCTGGCCGAGATCGCCACCGACCTGACCCTGGCGGTGCTGGCCGATCCGGATCCGCTGCGCTGGGGCGAGACCGTGGTCGCCTCCTCGATGGCCTTCGGGCCGGTGGTGGACGGCCAGGTGCTGCCCCGGCATCCCTTCCACGCGCTGCTCGCGGGCGCGGGCCGGGACGTCGAGCTGTTGCTGGGCACCAACTCCGACGAGCTGGGCCTGCTGGTCCGGGACGAGGGCGTGGCGGCCGCGCTGACCGAGCAGCTGTTCCGGGAACCGGCGTACACCATCGCCGAGTCCAGGACCGGCGCCGCGGCCACCTACCTCTACGAGTTCGGCTGGCGCTCGCCGCTGCCGGGCGCGGGGGCGGCGCACGGGCTGGAGCTCGGGTTCGTCTTCGACAACCTGGGGCACTCCGGCCTGGAGGGCGACAAGCCACCTGCCGAGCTGGCCCGCGAGGTCAACGGGAACTGGGTTTCCTTTGTCACGCACGGCGATCCGGGCTGGCCGCGGTTCACCGAGGAGACGCCGTTCGTGCGGTGGCTGGGCGGTTAG
- a CDS encoding lysozyme encodes MTFSTLGARSLTLATLAVLLLTGSVPALAEESGAERAFAGAGAAAEARDGTEFQPSGKPLGLDVSGHQGDVDWADVKRKGATFAYVKATEGTGFKNPRFAQQYQGSFDVGLIRGSYHFALPDRSSGAAQANYFLSNGGGWSGDGRTLPGALDIEYNPYGPACYGKSPADMVAWIREFSQTYAQRTKRHPTIYTTTNWWKTCTGNSAEFGKTNPLWLARYADAPGERPAGWDWHTFWQFNDKGTFPGDQNEFNGSLDRLRLFAKG; translated from the coding sequence ATGACCTTCTCAACCCTGGGTGCAAGGTCGTTGACGCTGGCGACCCTCGCGGTACTACTGCTCACCGGCTCAGTCCCGGCCCTGGCCGAGGAGTCCGGCGCGGAACGCGCGTTCGCCGGGGCGGGCGCGGCCGCCGAAGCCAGGGACGGCACCGAGTTCCAGCCCAGCGGCAAACCGCTCGGGCTGGATGTCAGCGGCCACCAGGGCGACGTCGACTGGGCCGACGTCAAGCGCAAGGGCGCGACCTTCGCCTACGTGAAGGCGACCGAAGGCACCGGCTTCAAGAACCCGCGCTTCGCCCAGCAGTACCAGGGTTCTTTCGACGTCGGCCTGATCCGCGGCTCCTACCACTTCGCGCTGCCGGACCGCTCCAGCGGCGCGGCGCAGGCGAACTACTTCCTCAGCAACGGCGGCGGCTGGTCCGGCGACGGGCGGACCCTGCCCGGCGCGCTGGACATCGAGTACAACCCTTACGGCCCAGCGTGTTACGGCAAGAGCCCGGCCGACATGGTGGCCTGGATCCGCGAGTTCAGCCAGACCTACGCCCAGCGCACCAAGCGGCACCCGACCATCTACACCACCACCAACTGGTGGAAGACCTGCACCGGCAACAGCGCGGAGTTCGGCAAGACGAACCCGCTGTGGCTGGCCAGGTACGCCGACGCGCCGGGGGAACGGCCGGCGGGCTGGGACTGGCACACCTTCTGGCAGTTCAACGACAAGGGCACGTTCCCCGGCGACCAGAACGAGTTCAACGGCTCCCTGGACCGGCTCCGGCTCTTCGCGAAGGGCTAA
- a CDS encoding succinate dehydrogenase/fumarate reductase iron-sulfur subunit, producing the protein MRLTLNIWRQSGPEDKGRMVRYQLEEVSEDMSFLEMLDVLNEKLTLAGDEPVAFDHDCREGICGMCGMMINGVAHGPEKATTACQLHMRHFDDGDSITIEPWRAAPFPVVKDLVVDRSSFDAIISAGGYISAPTGSAPDAHATPVPKPDADTAFEAAACIGCGACVAACPNGSGMLFTAAKVTHLGLMPQGQPERDTRVINMLTTHDDLGFGGCTNAGECTTVCPKGIPLETIARLNADYLHATVSTRGRKP; encoded by the coding sequence GTGAGACTGACCCTCAACATCTGGCGCCAGAGCGGGCCCGAGGACAAGGGCAGGATGGTCCGCTACCAGCTCGAAGAGGTCTCCGAGGACATGTCCTTCCTGGAGATGCTCGACGTGCTCAACGAGAAGCTCACCCTGGCCGGGGACGAGCCGGTGGCCTTCGACCACGACTGCCGCGAGGGCATCTGCGGCATGTGCGGCATGATGATCAACGGTGTCGCGCACGGCCCGGAGAAGGCCACCACCGCCTGCCAGCTGCACATGCGGCACTTCGACGACGGTGACTCGATCACCATCGAGCCGTGGCGGGCCGCGCCGTTCCCGGTGGTCAAGGACCTGGTGGTGGACCGCAGCTCGTTCGACGCGATCATCTCCGCCGGTGGCTACATCAGCGCGCCCACCGGCAGCGCGCCGGACGCGCACGCCACCCCGGTGCCCAAGCCGGACGCCGACACCGCCTTCGAGGCCGCCGCCTGCATCGGCTGCGGCGCGTGCGTGGCGGCCTGCCCCAACGGTTCCGGCATGCTGTTCACCGCGGCCAAGGTCACCCACCTCGGGCTGATGCCCCAGGGCCAGCCGGAACGCGACACCCGCGTGATCAACATGCTCACCACGCACGACGACCTGGGCTTCGGCGGCTGCACCAACGCCGGCGAGTGCACCACGGTGTGCCCCAAGGGAATCCCCCTGGAAACGATTGCCCGGCTCAACGCCGACTACCTGCACGCCACGGTCTCGACCAGGGGCCGCAAGCCCTGA
- the sfnG gene encoding dimethylsulfone monooxygenase SfnG — translation MSPSLPESLKFAYWVPNVSGGLVTSDIEQRTDWGYEYNRKLAVLAEDNGFEYALSQVRYIASYGAAYQHESTSFSLALLLATQRLKVIAAVHPGLWQPGVLAKLIATADHLSGGRAAVNVVSGWFKDEFTKLGEPWLEHDERYRRSEEFIRVLREIWTSEAAEFRGDFYRLHDFDLKPKPVEVPDRPHPEIFQGGNSTAARAMAGRVSDWYFSNGKDFDGVTEQVSEVKGAAAANGRTVRFGLNAFLIARDTEAEAKEVLREIIAKANVEAVHGFRDAVAQAGQSTSDKRGMWADSSFEDLVQYNDGFRSKLIGTPEQIAHRIVEYKRRGVDLLLLGFLHYLEEVEYFGKNVLPIVRELEAEAAHKGSPLGEPVGTGV, via the coding sequence GTGTCCCCATCCCTTCCCGAATCGTTGAAGTTCGCCTACTGGGTGCCGAATGTGAGCGGTGGCCTGGTCACCAGCGACATCGAACAACGCACTGACTGGGGCTATGAGTACAACCGGAAACTGGCCGTCCTCGCCGAGGACAACGGGTTCGAGTACGCGCTGAGCCAGGTCCGCTACATCGCCAGCTACGGCGCCGCCTACCAGCACGAGTCCACCAGTTTCAGCCTCGCCCTGCTGCTGGCCACCCAGCGGCTCAAGGTGATCGCCGCGGTGCACCCCGGACTCTGGCAGCCCGGCGTGCTGGCCAAGCTGATCGCCACCGCCGACCACCTCTCCGGCGGCCGGGCCGCGGTGAACGTGGTCAGCGGCTGGTTCAAGGACGAGTTCACCAAGCTCGGCGAACCCTGGCTGGAGCACGACGAGCGCTACCGCCGCTCGGAGGAGTTCATCCGGGTGCTGCGCGAGATCTGGACCTCCGAGGCCGCGGAGTTCCGCGGCGACTTCTACCGCCTGCACGACTTCGACCTCAAACCCAAGCCCGTGGAGGTGCCGGACCGGCCGCACCCGGAGATCTTCCAGGGCGGCAACTCCACCGCCGCCCGCGCCATGGCCGGACGGGTCTCGGACTGGTACTTCAGCAACGGCAAGGACTTCGACGGGGTGACCGAGCAGGTCAGCGAGGTCAAGGGCGCGGCGGCGGCCAACGGGCGGACCGTCCGCTTCGGACTCAACGCCTTCCTCATCGCCAGGGACACCGAGGCCGAGGCCAAGGAGGTGCTGCGCGAGATCATCGCCAAGGCCAACGTCGAGGCCGTGCACGGGTTCCGGGACGCGGTCGCCCAGGCAGGGCAGTCCACTTCGGACAAACGCGGGATGTGGGCGGACTCCAGCTTCGAGGACCTGGTGCAGTACAACGACGGCTTCCGCAGCAAGCTGATCGGCACCCCGGAGCAGATCGCGCACCGGATCGTGGAGTACAAGCGGCGCGGGGTGGACCTGCTGCTGCTCGGATTCCTGCACTACCTGGAAGAAGTCGAGTACTTCGGCAAGAACGTGCTGCCCATCGTCCGTGAGCTGGAAGCCGAGGCCGCCCACAAGGGATCGCCGCTGGGCGAGCCCGTCGGAACGGGAGTCTGA
- a CDS encoding alpha/beta fold hydrolase, translated as MNRGTLVVLPGRGEHADRYSRLTARLAVDGYQVRVVDLPEPEPALALARVHAAANAAQGPLYLLGADTGALLALHAARFEPSVRAVVAAGVPGGALPAGGETLDFDDELRLRLHGEDQRAELAADAGLRRGELLRTPVPPALAESALAGGPDLPVLVLHGDSDVLCPPLTARTLALRLRRSRFVTVAESRHDVLHDSHHRSVAAQIVQLLEQTRTSRYSTPALRVSIRSTF; from the coding sequence ATGAACCGGGGAACCCTGGTGGTCCTGCCTGGCCGCGGCGAGCACGCGGACCGCTATTCGAGGTTGACCGCGCGGCTGGCGGTCGACGGCTACCAGGTGCGGGTCGTTGACCTGCCCGAGCCAGAACCGGCCCTCGCCCTGGCCCGCGTGCACGCCGCGGCCAATGCGGCGCAGGGTCCGCTGTACCTGCTGGGCGCGGACACCGGCGCGCTGCTCGCGCTGCACGCGGCGCGGTTCGAGCCCTCGGTGCGCGCGGTCGTCGCCGCCGGTGTGCCCGGCGGCGCGCTGCCCGCCGGTGGCGAGACGCTGGACTTCGACGACGAGCTGCGGCTGCGGCTGCACGGGGAGGACCAGCGCGCCGAGCTGGCCGCCGACGCGGGGCTGCGGCGTGGGGAGCTGCTGCGCACCCCGGTGCCGCCCGCGCTGGCCGAGTCCGCGCTGGCCGGTGGGCCGGACCTGCCGGTGCTGGTGCTGCACGGCGACTCGGACGTGCTGTGCCCGCCGCTCACCGCCCGGACGCTGGCCCTGCGGCTGCGCCGGTCACGCTTCGTGACCGTAGCCGAGAGCAGGCACGACGTCCTGCACGACAGTCATCACCGGAGCGTAGCGGCACAGATCGTGCAGCTGCTGGAGCAGACGAGGACCAGTCGCTACTCCACCCCGGCGCTGCGGGTCTCCATCCGGTCTACGTTCTGA
- a CDS encoding succinate dehydrogenase cytochrome b subunit — MAVPSLTTTPVPPRTPTGRARRSPRISSVLLKAVMAVTGLLLFGFVVAHMLGNLKIFFGAESFDSYARFLRTVGEPLLPERGLLWIMRIGLLVAVFAHIIAATMLARRARKARPVRYHHRPKVQGSYAARTMRWGGVIIALFVVYHLMDLTLLWANPNGVHGEAYNNVTADFTLERWPVVLVYTVAVLALGFHLRHGVWSALRSLGRGRARTEARLKVIALVVAVLVCAGYLSVPFAVLTGLVS; from the coding sequence ATGGCTGTTCCCAGCTTGACCACCACCCCCGTCCCACCACGGACGCCGACCGGCCGTGCCCGCCGGTCGCCACGGATCTCCTCGGTGCTCCTCAAGGCCGTCATGGCGGTGACCGGGCTGCTGCTCTTCGGCTTCGTCGTCGCGCACATGCTCGGCAACCTCAAGATCTTCTTCGGCGCCGAGTCCTTCGACAGCTACGCCCGGTTCCTGCGCACCGTCGGCGAGCCCCTGCTGCCCGAGCGCGGGCTGCTGTGGATCATGCGGATCGGCCTGCTGGTCGCGGTGTTCGCGCACATCATCGCCGCCACGATGCTGGCCCGCCGCGCCCGCAAGGCCCGGCCGGTGCGCTACCACCACCGGCCCAAGGTGCAGGGCAGCTACGCCGCGCGCACCATGCGCTGGGGCGGGGTGATCATCGCGCTGTTCGTGGTCTACCACCTGATGGACCTGACCCTGCTGTGGGCCAACCCGAACGGCGTGCACGGCGAGGCCTACAACAACGTCACCGCCGACTTCACCCTGGAGCGCTGGCCGGTGGTGCTGGTCTACACCGTCGCGGTGCTGGCCCTGGGCTTCCACCTGCGGCACGGGGTGTGGAGCGCGCTGCGCAGTCTCGGCCGCGGCCGGGCCCGCACCGAGGCGCGGCTCAAGGTCATCGCGCTGGTGGTGGCCGTGCTGGTGTGCGCCGGTTACCTGTCCGTCCCCTTCGCTGTGCTGACCGGGTTGGTGAGCTGA
- a CDS encoding LysR substrate-binding domain-containing protein has product MNLQQLAYFLAVARTRHFTQAADQLDVAQPSLSKQIRVLEEELGAPLFSRARGNIALTPAGEALLPLARRILADVDTARLEVQELVGLRRGRVRLGATPSMCVSLVAEVLRRFRDRYPGIRLQVQESGSQDLVRDLTRGELDLALVIVPGSGAEPALTTTSILREPLVVASPAEAKPLTRWTHLKIEELAARELVMFRPGYDLREATLAACRRAGVEPRFAVEGGEMDAVLRFVEAGLGLALVPSLVLANRPGLRSTPLAPPGIPRTIALAHRTDVALTNAAAAFRDTVLAYVREAEFPRGVEVLLSA; this is encoded by the coding sequence GTGAACTTGCAGCAGCTCGCGTACTTCTTGGCGGTGGCCCGCACCCGGCACTTCACGCAGGCCGCCGACCAGCTGGATGTGGCGCAACCCTCACTCAGTAAGCAGATCAGGGTGCTGGAGGAGGAGCTGGGCGCGCCGCTGTTCAGCCGGGCCCGCGGCAACATCGCGCTCACCCCGGCCGGCGAGGCGCTGCTGCCGCTGGCCCGCCGCATCCTGGCCGACGTGGACACCGCCCGCCTGGAGGTGCAGGAGCTGGTCGGCCTGCGCCGCGGCCGGGTGCGCCTGGGCGCGACGCCGAGCATGTGCGTGAGCCTGGTCGCCGAGGTACTGCGCCGCTTCCGGGACCGCTACCCCGGCATCCGGTTGCAGGTGCAGGAGAGCGGCTCGCAGGACCTGGTGCGCGACCTGACCCGCGGCGAGCTGGACCTGGCGCTGGTGATCGTGCCGGGCAGTGGCGCCGAGCCCGCGCTGACCACCACCTCGATCCTGCGCGAACCGCTGGTGGTGGCCAGCCCGGCCGAGGCGAAGCCGCTGACCCGCTGGACCCACCTCAAGATCGAGGAGCTGGCCGCCCGCGAGCTGGTGATGTTCCGCCCGGGCTACGACCTGCGCGAGGCCACCCTGGCCGCCTGCCGCCGCGCCGGGGTCGAGCCCCGGTTCGCGGTGGAGGGCGGCGAGATGGACGCGGTGCTCCGGTTCGTCGAAGCCGGCCTCGGCCTGGCCCTGGTGCCCAGCCTGGTGCTGGCCAACCGGCCGGGCCTGCGGTCCACTCCCCTGGCCCCGCCGGGGATTCCGCGCACCATCGCGCTGGCGCACCGCACCGACGTGGCGCTGACCAACGCGGCCGCCGCCTTCCGGGACACCGTGCTGGCCTACGTCCGGGAGGCGGAGTTCCCGCGCGGGGTCGAGGTGCTGCTGAGCGCCTAG
- a CDS encoding STAS domain-containing protein: MEQPDVVEPHGSNATGSGAPIAPPYAEGEPEELIGLEVRSRDADTAVVSVSGEVDMYTAPLLEDCLREESVAGSRRLVVDLSQVDFLDSSGLALLVQVHQQAKEQERELRVVCVEGIVKRAITSTGLDATLALYADVTSASD, from the coding sequence GTGGAGCAGCCGGACGTCGTGGAGCCGCACGGCTCCAACGCCACGGGCAGTGGCGCGCCGATCGCGCCCCCGTACGCCGAAGGCGAACCGGAAGAGCTGATCGGCCTGGAAGTGCGGAGCCGGGACGCCGACACCGCGGTGGTCTCGGTCAGCGGCGAGGTCGACATGTACACCGCGCCGCTGCTGGAGGACTGCCTCCGCGAGGAGTCGGTGGCGGGCAGCAGGCGCCTGGTGGTGGACCTGTCCCAGGTCGACTTCCTGGACTCCAGCGGCCTGGCGCTGCTCGTGCAGGTGCACCAGCAGGCCAAGGAGCAGGAGCGGGAGCTGCGGGTGGTCTGCGTGGAGGGCATCGTGAAGCGGGCGATCACCAGCACCGGCCTGGACGCCACCCTGGCGCTGTACGCGGATGTGACCTCGGCCAGCGACTGA